In Trifolium pratense cultivar HEN17-A07 linkage group LG7, ARS_RC_1.1, whole genome shotgun sequence, a genomic segment contains:
- the LOC123893931 gene encoding proteasome subunit alpha type-2-A, translating to MGDSQYSFSLTTFSPSGKLVQIEHALTAVGSGQTSLGIKAANGVVIATEKKLPSILVDEASVQKIQLLTPNIGVVYSGMGPDFRVLVRKSRKQAEQYHRLYKEPIPVTQLVREVAAVMQEFTQSGGVRPFGVSLLVAGFDDNGPQLYQVDPSGSYFSWKASAMGKNVSNAKTFLEKRYTDDMELDDAVHTAILTLKEGFEGQISAKNIEIGIIGEDKKFRVLTPAEIDDYLGEVE from the exons ATGGGTGACTCGCAGTATTCTTTCTCTCTTACAACGTTTAG TCCTTCTGGAAAGCTTGTTCAGATTGAGCATGCTTTGACTGCTGTTGGTTCAGGACAAACTTCGCTTGGAATTAAAG CTGCAAACGGAGTTGTCATTGCAACAGAGAAGAAACTGCCATCGATATTGGTCGATGAAGCATCA GTCCAGAAAATCCAGTTATTAACACCAAATATTGGTGTTGTATACAG TGGAATGGGACCTGATTTCAGAGTTTTGGTACGAAAAAGCAGGAAACAGGCTGAGCAGTATCACCGATTATATAAA GAACCAATCCCTGTCACTCAACTTGTAAGGGAAGTTGCCGCCGTCATGCAGGAATTTACTCAGTCTGG TGGTGTTAGGCCTTTTGGAGTGTCCCTGCTTGTTGCTGGGTTTGATGATAATGGACCACAATTATATCAG GTTGATCCATCTGGTTCATACTTTTCTTGGAAAGCTTCTGCTATGGGGAAAAATGTTTCCAATGCCAAGACATTTCTTGAGAAGAG GTACACAGATGATATGGAGCTTGATGATGCAGTCCACACAGCAATTTTGACACTGAAGGAAGG GTTCGAGGGACAGATCTCAGCAAAGAACATCGAAATTGGCATAATTGGTGAAGACAAGAAGTTCAG